A window of Pedococcus badiiscoriae genomic DNA:
CTTCGTCCTCGTCGCCGCCTTCTTCGTCGTCGAGCTGGTCACCGGCCTTGCCTCCGGCTCGCTGGCGCTCCTGAGCGACGCCGGCCACATGGCTGCCGACGTGGTGGCCCTCGGAGCCGCGCTCGTCGCGACCCGGATCGCCGCCCGCCCCGACACCACCGGTCGGCGGACCTTCGGCTCCTACCGCGCGGAGGTCTTCGCCTCCGGTCTGGCGGTCCTGCTCATGCTGGGCGTCTCGTGCTACATCGCCGTCGAGGCGGTCGCGAGGATCGGGGTCGTCCCGCAGGTCGCCTCGGGACCGATGCTCGTCGTCGGCACGGTCGGTCTGGTCGTGAACATCGCGTGCCTGACCCTTCTGCGCGGAGGCGCCGCGGAGTCCCTGAACGTCAGGGGCGCCTACCTCGAGGTGGTGGCCGACACGCTGGGTTCGGTCGGCGTCGTCGCTGCCGGCGCGCTGGTGGCGGCCACCGGGAGCGCCTGGTGGGACACCGGGGTCGCCCTGGCCATCGCGGCCTTCGTCGCGGTGCGGGCCGTGATGCTCGGACGTGAGGTGTTGGTGGTCCTCGGACAGCACGCCCCTGCCGGGATGGACGCCGACACGGTGGCCCTGGCCCTCGCCGGTGTCCCCGGCGTGAGTGACGTCCACGACCTGCACGTCTGGACCCTGACGTCAGGCATGAACGTCGCGACGGCCCATCTGGTCACCGCGCAGGACGCTGACGCCCACGGGGTGCTCGACCAGGCCATGCAGGTGATGCGCGGCCAGTTCGGCGTCGAGCACGCCACCCTCCAGGTCGAGCCCGACACCCACACGAGCTGCAAGGAAGTCACCTGGTAGTGCGGCGACCAGCACTCAGTCGGCATTGAGTCGGCGTTTGAGTCGGCACTGAGCACTCAGGGCTGAGAGATTATACGCCGGGGTTTTCAATCCAGCGACGGAATTGGGCAAACCCTTACCCGTTTCAACCAAACGTATACAAGATTGGTACTCAAATCTGCCCCCTTGGGGTAGAAAGGGCCGCCGGATGGTAGCGCCCGGTGCCACATTGGCGATCTCAAACCCAAGGGGGTAGGCGCCATGGTGCCTCAGATCGTCAGGTTGGAACGCGCCGGAGTGTGCGGATGTGGGGAGCTCGTCCCGGCGGGCGAGCAGGCGGGGTATGCCGCGGCCTACGAGAGTGTGATGTGCCTGGACTGCCTGGCCGCCGAGTGGCCCGAGAGCAGACCGGTCGAGGCCGTGCGGAACGGTCCCGCCGTCGTTCCTGCCGTCTGGACGACCGACGCGATGATCATCGAGGCGACGCTGAAAGCCCTGCGCGAAGGGTCGGGGCCGACGCCGGGCAAACCCGCGCCCGAGGTCCTGCACGTGCCGACTGAGTGGTCCTCCCTCAAAGCACCGGTCCCCGCCGACGAGCCAGCCTCCGCCGAGCCGGATGCAGCTGGGCCGGATGCCCCGGCGCGGCAGGACGCCCCAGCCTCGGACCAGCTGATCACGCTGCCGCAACGCAAGCCGCGGTCCCAGCAGTCACGGCCGGCCGACCCCGCCGCGCCCCCCGTTGACGAGACGTTTGATGACACGTTTGCAGAGCCGTTCGACGGGACGGTCGAGCCCGTTGGCGAGGTTGTTGACGAGCTGGTCGACGAGACGGCGGTTGCCGAGCCGGTGGACGAGCCACTCGCGCTGGCGGCCGAGGTCGCGGAATTGCCGGCCGAGGTCGCGGCAGCCGCGACCGCGCCGGCGGTCCTGCCCGCCATCGACGTTCCAGCGACCCCGGCGTCGACGGCAGACCCGGCTGCTGGCGAGGCGCAGACGCGCCGCTCACGGCACGAAGCGGCAGCCGTCCAGGACCTGGCGATGCCTGCGGCGGCGCCCCGCCGCCGGGCGGGCCTGTTCAGCCGCCTGCTGACCGTCCGGTCGTTCCGGACCCAGCAGTCCCAGCCGAAGGTCAGCAAGTCCCACGTGGCGGTGCGCTCCCTTCTGGGCGCGGCGACCGCGAAGGGCGTCCTGACCCTGCACAACCGGCGGGTGCCCGGTCGGCGCGGCCCCATCGAGCACATCGCGATCGGGGCGTCCGGCGTCTACGTCATCGATGCGCTGCACTTCAAGAACGCCTCGATCGAGGTCCGTCCGTCGGACGGGGTCGACGGCTCCGGCGACGACCTCGTCGTCGGAGGGCGGGTCATGAACCCGGCTGTGCGGGCCGTCGCCCAGCGCGTCGAGGTGCTGCGGCTGATCCTCGTGGCCGCCGGCCTCGACAACGTCCCGGTGACCGGCGCCCTGTGCTTCGTCGACGGCCTCCTCCCCCTCGGGGTCGCTGACCTCGAGGTCGGCGGGATGCACGTCCTGCGGCCCAGCGGCCTGACGGCACTGGTGGCCGGTCCGGGCATGTTCGGCCCGGAAGACCGACAGACGCTGCTCGACTTCCTGGCGGAGCGACTGCCGGCGGTGGCATGACTCCCGCAGGGAGGAAGTCATGCCACCTCGGCACGACCTGAGCCACGCGGAACAGCTGAGCAGCGCGGCACGACAGGAGGCCCGGACCACTGGTCCGGGCCTCCTGTCGTGCCAGCACCTTGGCCGAGCCGCAGTGCCCTAATTTTCCGGATCGTCCTCGTTTACCCATTGACAGACCATCATCTAAACCGGTTTAGTGGCGACATGGCCCGCCCCACCATCAACGACGTGGCCCGCGCTGCGGGCGTGTCGAAGGGTGCCGTCTCGTTCGCTCTGCACGACCGGCCCGGTGTCGCGCCGGCGACCCGCGAGCGGATCCTGAAGGTGGCTCGCGAGATGGGCTGGACCCCCAGTGCGCGGGCCCGGGCGCTGTCGGTGTCGAAAGCCCTGGCGGTGGGCCTGGTGATGGCCAGGCGCCCCGAGACCCTGCGTGCCGACCCGTTCTTCCCCTCCTTCATCGCCGGTCTGGAGACCGTGTTGTCCGACCGGGGATACGCGTTGCTCCTGCAGGTCGTGACCGACCCGGACAAGGCCCGGCAGAGCTACCGCCGCCTGGCCGACGAGGGCCGCGTCGACGGCGTCTTCGTCACTGACCTGCTGGTGGACGACGAGCGTCCCGCGCTCCTGGCCGAGATCGGGCTCCCGGCGGTCATCGTCGGCCCCGGGATCGAGAACCCGTACTGGCCCGTGGTCGGCGCCGACGACGCGCCGGGCATCGTCGCCGCCGTCGAGCACCTCATCGCCCTCGGCCACACGCGCATCGCCCACGTGGGCGGACCGAGCGACGTGGTGCACGGGGTGTCGCGCAAGCAAGCGTGGTGCAGCACCCTGCGCGCGGCAGGGCTGCCCGACTCGCCGTTCGTCGAGACGGACTTCTCGGCCGAGTCGGGGGCCGCGGCGACGCGACAGCTGCTCGACCTCGTGGAGCCGCCGACCGCCGTCATCTACGCCAACGACCTCATGGCCATGGCGGGTCTTTCGCTGGCGGTGTCCCGTGGCGTCGACGTGCCCGGTCAGCTGTCGATCGTCGGCTTCGACGACACGGAGATCGCCGCCCACCTCCAGCCCGCCCTGACCAGCGTCCGGCAGGACGCGATCGCCTGGGGCGCGGCCGCAGCCATCCGGTTGCTGGAGCTCATCGACGGCACACCGCCGACCCCGATCGAGCTGGCCCCGCCAGCGCTCGTGGTCCGGGCATCGACAGGCCCAGTCAGCACCGGTGCGGCACACGCCGCGCCCGCACAACGACGACGTTCCACCCGGGAGCGCGGACGAATGGAGAAGCAATGAGATCCAAGCTCGTGATGGGAACGGTCGGTGTCGTGGCGTTGAGCCTGACAGCGGCCTGCGGAGGTGGCGGCGGCTCGACCGGTGGCAGCTCGGCTGCCGGGGCCAAGGGCCCGATCAAGGTGTGGCTCTCGAACAACCCTGAGGAGATCGCCTGGGGCCAGGCCATGATCAAGGCCTGGAACGCCGCCAACCCCAAGGAGACCGTCACCGGCCAGGAGATTCCCGCCGGCAAGACCTCTGAGGAGGTCATCGGCGCGGCCATCACGGCCGGCAACGCGCCGTGCCTCGTCTTCAACACGGCACCAGCGGCGGTGCCGCAGTTCCAGAAGCAGGGCGGACTCG
This region includes:
- a CDS encoding cation diffusion facilitator family transporter, which codes for MSGHTHGRPGATHRWRLRTAFVLVAAFFVVELVTGLASGSLALLSDAGHMAADVVALGAALVATRIAARPDTTGRRTFGSYRAEVFASGLAVLLMLGVSCYIAVEAVARIGVVPQVASGPMLVVGTVGLVVNIACLTLLRGGAAESLNVRGAYLEVVADTLGSVGVVAAGALVAATGSAWWDTGVALAIAAFVAVRAVMLGREVLVVLGQHAPAGMDADTVALALAGVPGVSDVHDLHVWTLTSGMNVATAHLVTAQDADAHGVLDQAMQVMRGQFGVEHATLQVEPDTHTSCKEVTW
- a CDS encoding LacI family DNA-binding transcriptional regulator, coding for MARPTINDVARAAGVSKGAVSFALHDRPGVAPATRERILKVAREMGWTPSARARALSVSKALAVGLVMARRPETLRADPFFPSFIAGLETVLSDRGYALLLQVVTDPDKARQSYRRLADEGRVDGVFVTDLLVDDERPALLAEIGLPAVIVGPGIENPYWPVVGADDAPGIVAAVEHLIALGHTRIAHVGGPSDVVHGVSRKQAWCSTLRAAGLPDSPFVETDFSAESGAAATRQLLDLVEPPTAVIYANDLMAMAGLSLAVSRGVDVPGQLSIVGFDDTEIAAHLQPALTSVRQDAIAWGAAAAIRLLELIDGTPPTPIELAPPALVVRASTGPVSTGAAHAAPAQRRRSTRERGRMEKQ